One region of Termitidicoccus mucosus genomic DNA includes:
- the truA gene encoding tRNA pseudouridine(38-40) synthase TruA, with amino-acid sequence MSAGTEKTTRWKCVCAYDGAPFAGWQSQRGGDAIQDIIEARVETIFGRLIRIHASGRTDAGVHARGQVFHFDAPWRHGAEKLRAALGAGLPRAIQIKSVREAPETFHSRFSATGKIYAYHIHLGDPDPFTRPHVWACGRPLDFAAMQAAAAVLRGRHDFRAFSALNGPPRENTVRELRRLDVTRRGARIRVNAEADGFLYKMVRSLVGALAAAGEGKMTPGQIRELLATGKRTPLLPTAPPQGLFLERVLYP; translated from the coding sequence GTGAGCGCCGGGACCGAGAAAACGACACGCTGGAAATGCGTCTGCGCCTACGACGGGGCCCCCTTTGCCGGCTGGCAGAGCCAGCGCGGCGGCGACGCCATCCAGGACATCATCGAGGCGCGCGTGGAAACGATTTTCGGGCGGCTCATCCGCATCCACGCCAGTGGTCGCACCGATGCGGGGGTGCACGCGCGCGGACAGGTTTTCCATTTCGACGCCCCGTGGCGGCACGGCGCGGAAAAACTGCGCGCCGCGCTGGGGGCCGGCTTACCGCGGGCGATCCAGATCAAATCGGTGCGCGAGGCGCCGGAGACATTTCACTCCCGCTTTTCCGCGACCGGCAAAATCTACGCCTATCACATTCATCTCGGCGATCCTGATCCGTTCACTCGTCCCCATGTGTGGGCCTGCGGGCGCCCGCTCGATTTCGCCGCGATGCAGGCGGCGGCGGCGGTGCTGCGCGGGCGCCACGATTTCCGCGCGTTCTCCGCGCTCAACGGGCCCCCGCGCGAAAACACCGTGCGCGAACTGCGCCGGCTCGACGTGACCCGCCGCGGCGCGCGCATCCGCGTGAACGCCGAGGCCGACGGCTTCCTCTACAAGATGGTGCGCAGCCTCGTCGGCGCGCTGGCGGCGGCGGGCGAAGGCAAAATGACGCCCGGACAAATCAGGGAATTGCTCGCCACGGGAAAACGCACGCCGCTGCTGCCCACCGCGCCGCCGCAGGGTTTGTTCCTGGAGCGCGTGCTGTATCCATAA
- the ruvX gene encoding Holliday junction resolvase RuvX — translation MRCLGIDYGERRIGLSYGDEIGVATPLPALTDAEPEKRWAALLACARQRRVTDLVIGLPLNMDDTAGFKAREVEKFATRLKNELGLPVHFVDERLTSYEAEASIPKSKRRDVRASGLIDSRAATLILQDYLEQAIPLAPPAGFEAEDEPGSEDTGR, via the coding sequence ATGCGATGCCTCGGCATAGATTACGGCGAACGCCGCATCGGGTTGAGCTACGGCGATGAAATCGGCGTGGCCACGCCGCTGCCCGCGCTCACGGATGCGGAGCCCGAGAAACGCTGGGCCGCGCTCCTCGCCTGCGCGCGCCAGCGCCGCGTCACCGACCTCGTAATCGGTCTTCCGCTCAACATGGACGACACCGCCGGCTTCAAGGCGCGGGAAGTGGAAAAATTCGCCACCCGTCTGAAAAACGAACTCGGCCTGCCGGTTCATTTCGTGGACGAACGGCTCACGTCCTATGAAGCCGAGGCGTCGATTCCGAAATCGAAGCGCCGCGATGTGCGCGCCAGCGGCCTGATCGATTCGCGGGCCGCGACACTCATCCTCCAGGACTACCTCGAGCAAGCCATCCCGCTCGCCCCGCCCGCGGGTTTCGAGGCCGAGGACGAACCCGGATCGGAGGACACGGGACGGTGA
- a CDS encoding YihY/virulence factor BrkB family protein — MPRPLPTLWKRTAHLFKKEIWQPQYIADRTPRGLAYAFLRIVSITVTGILATRATSRAAALSFTTLLSLGPLVALAVLVAGFTIKNNPDFVADKLNELITFIAPQVDQYEDLRQQEEDDGRRMPAFENPPPADNGDGDSAPAEKVVRPEIVELINNFVASARSGAVGGVSAISFIVIVLFLFSGIEGVFNDIWGVRRGRSWLTRVVFYWTILSLGAVLFFIAVGTVSAATFVAFFDEKIPFGAHILQIAKFLLPVLSIALVLGVLTLFYRYIPNTHVHWRAAFAGAVAMAVMLVGNNLLAFLYFSRVNMTRSLYGSLGVVLVLMFGLYIFWMIVLIGGQISYAVQNVHFRNSQVAWGTLTESTRERLTLGVFLTIARRFQACLPPCTLTQISTAVTVPTQILNECINRLTDLGLVSRVPPGEHDAPGEYLYQPALPLNRITLAEFKHRFENHGEDPAGDTIDGLDPLIKHYHDAIRELDRQDTFQATLDQLFEAHPFADTNPPFAFGQPVRKSGAIN, encoded by the coding sequence ATGCCGCGGCCATTGCCCACCCTCTGGAAACGAACTGCCCACCTCTTCAAAAAGGAAATCTGGCAGCCTCAATACATCGCCGACCGCACTCCGCGCGGTCTCGCCTATGCGTTCTTGCGCATCGTCTCCATCACGGTCACCGGAATCCTCGCCACCCGCGCCACCAGCCGCGCGGCCGCGCTCAGCTTCACCACGCTCCTCAGCCTCGGCCCGCTGGTCGCGCTGGCCGTGCTCGTCGCCGGCTTCACCATCAAAAACAATCCCGATTTCGTCGCGGACAAACTCAACGAGTTGATCACGTTCATCGCCCCGCAGGTGGACCAATACGAGGACCTGCGCCAGCAGGAGGAGGACGACGGCCGCCGCATGCCCGCGTTTGAAAACCCTCCGCCCGCGGACAACGGCGACGGCGACTCCGCACCGGCCGAGAAAGTCGTGCGTCCGGAAATCGTCGAGCTCATCAACAACTTCGTCGCCAGCGCGCGCTCCGGGGCGGTGGGCGGCGTGAGCGCGATTTCGTTCATCGTGATCGTGCTTTTCCTGTTCAGCGGAATCGAGGGCGTGTTCAACGACATCTGGGGCGTGCGGCGCGGGCGCTCCTGGCTCACGCGGGTGGTTTTCTACTGGACGATCCTGTCGCTCGGCGCCGTCCTGTTTTTCATCGCCGTGGGCACCGTGTCGGCCGCGACCTTCGTCGCGTTTTTCGACGAGAAGATTCCCTTCGGCGCCCATATCCTCCAAATCGCGAAATTCCTGCTGCCCGTCCTGTCCATCGCGCTGGTGCTCGGCGTGCTCACGCTTTTCTACCGCTACATCCCCAACACGCACGTCCACTGGCGCGCGGCCTTTGCCGGCGCGGTGGCCATGGCGGTGATGCTGGTCGGCAACAATCTCCTCGCGTTTCTCTATTTCAGCCGCGTCAACATGACCCGCAGCCTCTACGGATCGCTCGGCGTGGTCCTCGTGCTGATGTTCGGCCTGTATATTTTCTGGATGATTGTGCTCATCGGCGGGCAAATCAGCTACGCCGTGCAAAACGTGCATTTCCGCAACAGCCAGGTCGCCTGGGGCACGCTCACCGAGTCCACGCGCGAACGCCTCACGCTGGGGGTTTTTCTCACCATCGCGCGCCGCTTCCAGGCCTGCCTGCCGCCCTGCACGCTCACCCAGATCAGCACGGCGGTGACGGTGCCCACGCAAATTCTCAACGAGTGCATCAACCGCCTCACCGACCTGGGCCTGGTCTCGCGTGTCCCGCCCGGCGAGCACGACGCCCCGGGCGAATATCTTTACCAACCCGCCCTGCCCCTGAACCGTATCACGCTGGCCGAGTTCAAACACCGCTTCGAAAACCACGGCGAAGATCCCGCGGGCGACACCATCGACGGCCTCGACCCGCTCATCAAGCACTACCACGACGCCATCCGGGAACTCGACCGGCAGGACACCTTCCAAGCCACGCTCGACCAGCTTTTCGAGGCGCACCCCTTCGCGGACACCAACCCGCCCTTCGCCTTCGGGCAGCCGGTGCGGAAAAGTGGGGCCATAAATTAA
- a CDS encoding DUF4339 domain-containing protein, whose protein sequence is MSDTQHEFYIRSASDDEARGPFTFDQLAQLAVRGQLTRDMLYYEAESEQWVAIGGNTAISSRLFSRAAASPPPGARQRADKDDEAGTSSGDGNAAAPASLAASPSLPRRPACIALLLAGALALVLPFFITPAAPADSASGIAKILTHPFVLLGAIDLVLAFAVLAAGVSSSLGKIIRLRAAVGLGFLGSLFWLQEQPAALGAALLAAAGLWFATFAATRRGLAFAATAGLAGIVFLAYCLAS, encoded by the coding sequence ATGTCCGACACCCAGCACGAATTCTACATCCGCTCCGCTTCCGACGACGAGGCGCGCGGCCCGTTCACATTCGACCAGCTCGCCCAACTCGCGGTCCGCGGACAACTCACCCGGGACATGCTTTATTACGAGGCCGAAAGCGAACAATGGGTGGCCATCGGCGGAAACACCGCAATCAGCTCCCGCCTTTTCTCCCGAGCGGCGGCGTCCCCGCCGCCGGGCGCACGCCAGCGCGCGGACAAGGATGACGAGGCCGGCACCTCGTCCGGCGACGGGAACGCCGCCGCGCCAGCGAGCCTCGCCGCCTCCCCTTCCCTGCCCCGCCGCCCCGCCTGCATCGCGCTGCTCCTCGCCGGCGCGCTCGCGCTCGTGCTCCCGTTTTTCATCACGCCTGCGGCTCCGGCGGATTCGGCATCCGGAATCGCGAAAATCCTCACGCACCCCTTCGTGCTTCTCGGCGCAATCGACCTCGTGCTCGCCTTTGCCGTGCTTGCCGCGGGTGTGAGTTCCTCCCTGGGCAAGATCATCCGCCTGCGCGCCGCGGTCGGGCTGGGATTCCTTGGCTCGTTGTTTTGGTTGCAGGAACAGCCCGCGGCGCTCGGCGCGGCGCTGCTTGCCGCCGCCGGTCTGTGGTTCGCCACCTTCGCCGCCACGCGCCGGGGGCTTGCGTTCGCCGCAACCGCAGGCTTGGCAGGCATCGTTTTCCTTGCGTATTGTCTGGCCAGCTAG
- the pyrF gene encoding orotidine-5'-phosphate decarboxylase → MPTDLILALDVPTREEAAPILRQLRGSLRWVKIGLQMFTAHGPDYVRAVADEGFDIFLDLKLHDIPNTVAKAVESLASLPIGMLTLHTCGGREMMTAADAARRATKPGLLLLGVTVLTSMNAAGLAETGVAAAPDAQVSRLGRLAIDSGLRGLVCSPLEVTALRRELPADVQLVTPGIRPAGEAGGDDQKRIMTPAEAARAGSSYIVVGRPILKAPSPAEAAAKIMADLRGTK, encoded by the coding sequence ATGCCCACCGACCTGATCCTCGCCCTCGACGTTCCCACGCGCGAAGAAGCCGCGCCCATTCTCCGCCAGTTGCGCGGTTCGCTGCGCTGGGTGAAAATCGGCCTGCAAATGTTTACCGCCCACGGCCCCGATTATGTGCGCGCCGTCGCCGACGAGGGGTTTGACATTTTCCTCGACCTCAAGCTGCACGACATCCCCAACACCGTGGCCAAGGCCGTCGAGTCGCTCGCCTCGCTTCCCATCGGCATGCTTACGCTGCACACCTGCGGCGGACGGGAAATGATGACCGCGGCCGACGCCGCCCGCCGCGCCACGAAGCCCGGCCTGCTCCTCCTCGGCGTCACCGTGCTCACCTCGATGAACGCCGCCGGGCTGGCCGAAACCGGCGTCGCCGCCGCGCCCGACGCGCAGGTCTCGCGCCTCGGGCGTCTCGCCATCGACTCGGGGCTGCGGGGGCTGGTCTGTTCGCCGCTGGAAGTCACCGCGCTTCGCCGCGAACTGCCGGCCGACGTGCAACTCGTCACTCCCGGCATTCGCCCCGCCGGCGAGGCCGGCGGCGACGACCAGAAACGCATCATGACACCCGCCGAGGCCGCCCGCGCCGGATCGAGTTACATCGTCGTCGGCCGTCCCATTTTGAAAGCGCCCTCGCCCGCCGAGGCCGCGGCAAAGATCATGGCCGATTTGCGCGGGACAAAATAG
- a CDS encoding 4-(cytidine 5'-diphospho)-2-C-methyl-D-erythritol kinase — protein sequence MDAVTVFSPAKINLFLAITGRRADGFHELVSVAAQLEFGDRLRVETTGRGRGGQDGTMERDDGDAFSLECAGSCTADAGAGDESHPHPVPLDETNLVLRAARAFRAASGWTGGARFFLEKRIPVGAGLGGGSSNATATLRALNLLAARDDDGNGRAALPDARLAEIAAGLGSDCALFLRDAPVVMRGRGERIETLPAGAAERLRGRRLLVFKPDVGVSTAWAYARMAATPEHSYLPPADAEARLHRWSIARPGTEFFGLDTLLFNNMQPAAFGKFIALPVLLEKLRGEFGLSVMMSGSGSACFALLPDAMTATDVAKIVGCIHAAWGREAFVVETKIR from the coding sequence ATGGACGCAGTCACCGTCTTTTCCCCGGCCAAAATCAACCTGTTCCTCGCCATCACGGGACGGCGCGCGGATGGATTTCACGAACTGGTGTCTGTGGCCGCGCAGCTGGAGTTTGGCGACCGGCTGCGCGTGGAGACGACGGGGCGGGGCAGGGGAGGGCAGGACGGAACAATGGAGCGGGACGACGGTGATGCTTTCTCGCTCGAATGCGCGGGCTCATGCACGGCGGATGCCGGCGCGGGCGACGAATCACACCCGCATCCCGTGCCGCTCGACGAAACCAACTTGGTGCTGCGTGCCGCGCGCGCATTTCGCGCCGCGTCGGGCTGGACCGGCGGGGCGAGGTTTTTTCTGGAAAAACGCATCCCCGTCGGCGCGGGACTCGGCGGCGGCAGCAGCAATGCCACCGCGACGCTGCGCGCGCTCAACCTGCTGGCCGCACGTGACGACGACGGCAATGGCCGCGCGGCGCTCCCGGACGCGCGTCTCGCGGAGATCGCGGCGGGACTCGGCTCGGACTGCGCGTTGTTTCTGCGCGACGCGCCGGTCGTGATGCGCGGGCGCGGCGAGCGGATCGAGACGCTGCCGGCTGGTGCTGCGGAGCGGTTGCGCGGCCGCCGCCTGCTGGTGTTCAAACCCGATGTCGGCGTGAGCACCGCCTGGGCCTATGCGCGCATGGCAGCGACGCCGGAGCACTCCTATCTGCCGCCGGCCGACGCGGAAGCACGCCTGCACCGATGGTCAATCGCGCGACCCGGCACGGAATTTTTCGGTCTCGACACGCTTCTCTTTAATAACATGCAGCCGGCTGCCTTTGGCAAATTCATTGCACTGCCGGTGCTGCTCGAAAAACTGCGTGGCGAATTCGGTCTGTCGGTGATGATGAGTGGAAGCGGAAGCGCGTGTTTTGCACTGCTGCCGGATGCGATGACCGCAACCGACGTGGCCAAAATTGTCGGCTGTATCCACGCCGCCTGGGGCAGAGAGGCTTTTGTCGTGGAAACGAAAATCCGCTGA